GTTTTTTTTGCAAAAGAATCATTAAATCTCTATTTTCAATCTCTTGTAAAGCAATAATATCTGCATCAAGATTTTCTAAAACTTCAATTACATGATTTAGTTTTATATTGAAGTTTTTTTCATTCCATAAAGATTTACTGTTTGGTATAAATTCAGTATATTCATCTTTGTCTGTTTTTAAGTCAAATAAATTTTCAACATTGTATGTTGCAATTTTTAAATTGTTTGCATTTGAATATATAAATAAAAGAAAAAAGATTAAAAATTTATACAAAAAAGAATCTCCGACAATTTTTTTGTAATCTTATCGAAGATATTATTTTTAAGAGGTAAAACTTTAAAAGTTTTACCTAATTTGGAGTTTATCCTCTTGTTACATCATCACATTTTTTCTTGAAGTACTCTTTTTCTACTCTACATAATGGACACTCTTTTGGTGGTTTTTTACCTCTATGCACATGTCCACAAACTTCACATACCCACTCTTCTTCCTCTTCAGATTCAAAGAAACCTTCATCTTCTAAAGCTTGTAAAAGTTCTCTATACTCTTTTTCATGTTCAACTTCAACTTTTCCAATTGCTTTAAATAATCTTGCAATCTCTTTTAATCCTTCTTCTTTTGCAATTGCTTCAAAATTTGGATACATTTCTTCATGTTCATATTGCTCTCCATCTGCTGCAGTTACAATATTTTTAGCAGTTGAATCAAGTTCATAATCATTTACTAATTTGTTGTAAGCTTTGTATTCTGCACGTGCGTGATATTTTTCATTAACTGCAGCTTCATGGAAAAACTTTGCAATTCTATGATACCCTTGTTCGTAAGCAATATCACCATATAAATCATATTTATTTCTTGCCATTGATTCACCTGCAAATGCTTTCATCAAATTAACAGCAGTTAAATTTGTTGTAATCATTTCCATCTCTTGACCACAGCAGTGTAAAGTTCCACCACCAACGTTTTGTACTTCTACTTCATTTCCACATTTATTACATTTATAAGTTTCGTATTGTTTCATTTTTTTCCCTTTTATTTTAAATTCTTTTATTATATCATTAAATAAACTAAACTTTAATAATTAATTTTATTAAAGGATAAATTTTATTATTTTAATTGTAAAATATTAAAACTTAAAAGAAAATTATTTTCCAATGCAAATTTTTATGTTATAATAACACAAGTAGAGTTTTTTAGAAAAAATATCTAAAAAGCTATATAATTTATGTGGAAATAAATATTAAAGTAGTATCATTCCGCGAAAGGAAGAATTTATGACAAATTATACAAATTTATTAAAAGAATATGATTTAAAAGTTACTCCACAAAGAGTAGCGATTGTTGAAGAACTTTATAAAAATGGTCATATGAACATTGATGATTTATACAAAAAACTATTATCTAAGTTCCCTTCAGTATCATTAGCAACTATTTATAAAAATATTAATGCAATGGTTGAAAAAGTTTTTCTTTCAGAAGTTAAGTTGCCAAATTCTAAATCAGTGTATGAATTGGTAAAAACTGAACATGCACATTTAGTATGTTCTTCTTGTGGATATATTGAAGATATCATATTAGATGCTTCATCTATTCAAGAACAAGCAAATAACTTAAGCTCATTTAAAATTGATTCAACAAGTATCGTTTTAAGTGGTTTATGTCCTCACTGTTCAAAATAGTCTAGTTTATAACTAGGCTATTTTTTAAGAGTTTCTTACTATTAAACTATTTGGTAAGTTAAACTCTTTTATTAACTCTTCTTCTTTATTTCTATGTTCACCATTATCAACTTCATGGTCATAACCTAAAAGATGTAAAATTCCATGAATAAATAAAAGTGTAAATTCCTCATCAAAACTATGTCCATACTCTTTTGCTTTTTCTTCCACAAAATCAGTTGAAATTACAATTGAACCTAACGGTGCATCAGGAAAATCATAATCAAGTGGAAAACTTAAAACATCAGTAGCTTTGTCTATATTTCTATGCACTTTATTTAAAGCTTGAATTTCATCATTTTTTACTACAAGAAGTTCAATATCTTTATTTGTAAGTGAATCTGTTATCTTTTCAATTGTTGAAATATTAATTTCAAATTCAGTGCTATTATCTATATCAATCATTTTTTTCCTTTAAAATAGTTCTATCATTTTTGAGACACATAAATTCTAAAATAATTCTATCATTTTAGAGACTTCATCAACCGCAAAAGTTTTAATGTCAAGTTTCAGATTTGTTTTTTGAGCAATCACCGCTTTTTTTATACCTTGAGCTTGTGCTTCTTTTAATCTTAAATCAATAGAATAAACATCTTTTATTTCACCTGTTAGGGAAACTTCACCAATAAAAGCTGACTCTTTTGAAATAGGTCTATCTCTATAAGAAGATATTATTGCAGCAATTACAGCTAAATCTGCTGAACTCTCTTTGATTTTTATTCCACCACTTATATTTATAAAAACATCATAATTATTTAGTGGCAAATCTATCTTTTTTTCAAGTAAAGCTAAAAGCATAGTAAGTCTATTTGCATCAA
The genomic region above belongs to Arcobacter ellisii and contains:
- a CDS encoding ferritin family protein: MKQYETYKCNKCGNEVEVQNVGGGTLHCCGQEMEMITTNLTAVNLMKAFAGESMARNKYDLYGDIAYEQGYHRIAKFFHEAAVNEKYHARAEYKAYNKLVNDYELDSTAKNIVTAADGEQYEHEEMYPNFEAIAKEEGLKEIARLFKAIGKVEVEHEKEYRELLQALEDEGFFESEEEEEWVCEVCGHVHRGKKPPKECPLCRVEKEYFKKKCDDVTRG
- a CDS encoding Fur family transcriptional regulator — protein: MTNYTNLLKEYDLKVTPQRVAIVEELYKNGHMNIDDLYKKLLSKFPSVSLATIYKNINAMVEKVFLSEVKLPNSKSVYELVKTEHAHLVCSSCGYIEDIILDASSIQEQANNLSSFKIDSTSIVLSGLCPHCSK
- the ybeY gene encoding rRNA maturation RNase YbeY, producing MIDIDNSTEFEINISTIEKITDSLTNKDIELLVVKNDEIQALNKVHRNIDKATDVLSFPLDYDFPDAPLGSIVISTDFVEEKAKEYGHSFDEEFTLLFIHGILHLLGYDHEVDNGEHRNKEEELIKEFNLPNSLIVRNS